The following DNA comes from Bombus pascuorum chromosome 3, iyBomPasc1.1, whole genome shotgun sequence.
GCGCGTGATTTGGTTAACACCCATTTCCTTTTACGCGTAGTGTTCGCAATCCCCACACTCGGACAGCGTGGGTGTGGACGGGCACTAGGTGGGATTCGAATCTTCGTAGGCCTTTTCGTAGTCTCGTCGACGAATCACCGCAAAGTGAGTCATTTGGAAAGTGTTGGTCTTCTTGCAGCCACGCTCCAACGTGCCAGTCATACTATAACCCATGTTGAAGTCGCTCGACGACACGTTCGACGTCAGGTACAACTGACGACAAAAAGAAATGGCCAACGTTCACATTTGCTAACATCCGCTATATGTCTAAACTCGCAGTACAGGCGAAGTGAAGGTAGTAACTCTTCGCTTGTATCACGAATTACGGCCTACGGCGTGTAACATCGCGTTTGATAATTCGCTTGCTCCGACTAAAGCATTCGATCATTTCTAGCGAGGAAACGCACACACGTGGAACTTAAAGTTCCGACTAGCGCGATTCGGTTATGAAGAGATTGGAAATTGGTATGTACCTTGAAATCGGGATCAGTGGTCATTCTCTTGAAAGAGCCGATAATATAAAGCGTGCCCGTTCCTGTGTCTACCATTTTTGCCTGAGTGCTGTACCTGAAACAACGTTAATTCGATGAGCAACGCGTTGACCGAACGATACGCGTGAAACGACGATGCGACAAAGTGGAAAATGCATTTTAGACCGTTATGAACTTGTCCGGTATATTAACCACGCCTGCcatttttctgaatttatACGACGCATAGCATTCGATTAAAGTTTTCGATGGAGACCAGCAAAGCATGCAGCAACGTTTATCCACAGCAAGCATTTGCCTGTCCAAAATCGTAATATGTCGGACGGTACGTGCGTACGGTGCACAAGTATAGAAGGCGAAAGGGATACGGTGAGATCATAAAATCGGACGATGATTAAAATTGACTTCAAAAGTTAATTTATGTATGCGTAGGCCCGGAATATGTATCTTGTAGCCTTCACTCTGGCTGGATCAGTTGATGACCTTAGTTGATACTTTATGATCTCACTGTGTTGCTTTCGCAAGTATCCGTATCCCAACGTCGTATCAAACAAACGGGAGTGGCGATGACCGGCCATGATAAATTAAAGCCTTGGCTAGGTAAATTAAAAGGACAAACATATAGAGCTGGTTGTAGTACATCAACATTTTGCAATTCCAGCTGTTGCCAATTCTGACGGGCAGCtttgttgtaaaaaaaacaTGCGACCGCTCGATTCTCTGTGTAAGCGCTTTATCGTTTCGTGAATCAGTAATACGATTACCGTCGCGTTTCTCTGCCATGCTTTGATACGATCGTTACAACGTTTTGCTCTTGAAGCGATAAACGCACAACAGATTGAACGAGGAAGTTTACTTTGTTCGACCAGGCCTAAGGTCCGAAAATCGATTATCGAGAACGGTAAGTGAGAAACAACAAGGATCAAAATGTCGTTgcgataacgttatactgacCAACGATGAAAGAAGGCGATatcaaattaaagaaataatttgtaaaatttcatttgcttcGCGAGCAAACTCTAATTATTAATACcaataacttgtaacttgtGACTTGTAAAATATCACTTGTAATATTATAGTTGGATTAGGGAGCAAACTATCGAGAGGTCTCGCGTATATGTAGTCGAGCGAAATATGTGCAGGGATGATCCAAAGAACGATCGGGGTACATTGCGAATAGGAGAAGAGAAATCGCGAAACGAAGCGTGCCGCTACTTGGGCGTGGAGTCGTACGCGCGAAACGAGccaagaataattaataaggaAAGAAAGGTTGGAAAAAAGGGGGAGGAATTGGAAAGGGAAAGAGTGGCGAAGGAAGGGATTGGACCGTTTTCGGAAGCAGGGGCGAAGGGTGTGAAGAGAATGAAGGATAAGCGAGGAATAGAGCGAGAAGCGCGAAAAaggaataaagagaaaaagggagaggGCAACCCTCCCTGGTGACTCGAGGGGCTTATTCCGGCAAGCGCTTCAGCCGGCGACGATCATTAAAAGTTTAAACGCTCTCCATTGAAGTGCGGCGGATCCAACACTCGGTTTAAAATCCACCGTGGCTGGTGCTTTGACTTTTCCTCCGGTTCTCGATTCGCTTCACAAAGGAAAGTTCCGAGCCAGAGCACCCTTTCGATGCTCGAGCTGTCCGCCAAGCTCTACGTACCTACCTACGTACCTACTCGCATCGATTGCCTACACACGCTTCTCCTTGTTTCGCgactaaaatttctttcgctcgGGCTTCGATCGCTGGCTACCGTGTTGCACGTCGAGCTGTTCAATAAAACatgaaacgaacgaatttCAATTGGCGCCGTTTGTCGACCTGTCCCAAACGCGATCgaaacgtcgcgtcgcgtccgTTGTTGATTTCGCGCGCGACACTTTTGCTCAAGAACGGAAGAAAGGTTTGTCGATCGCTGccgattacatttttttacacgtacgtacgtactaTTGTACGTGTATTATCGAAACGAGATATAAAGTGGATGTGTGTGCGGTTCGGTCAGGCAAAGAAACAACACGCCAGTTATATACTGTGAGCGAGGATGCAGAATTTTCGGGGCGTAATCGCGAGCTTTGACCGGTGTCGCGTGTGAACGTGGTCCGAACTTGCAAATAGCGCCGTGTTTGCTTCCCCGTACGAAAGTTGGAAGCGGTTCGAATCGGGGATTCACCGACCGCGGACCGGTTTGTTTGTCTTGACTTAGCGCGGTCTGGCCGCCATGCCGTGGGCGACTCACAAAATTACCAGGTGGAATATTTCGGAAAATTCGCCTCGCGAGTGCTGCCAAGCGTGAGTGTGGCAGAACGATCCGAATACGACACACGACACTGCCCCGTTTGACTTTGTAATTAATTGCACCGTTTTCCAAGGCGAACGCGTGCTAAGTAATTTTCAATGGGATACGTTCCAAACGATAAGCTGTAATCAGAGTTGACCCTGCGTCGCTCGATCGTATGGCTGCAACTTCTCGCAAATCTGTATGTTCAAACGGTAAGTGGAAAGTTTGCACGCAAGTCGACACTCTTGGCAAGTCAGTTTCTCGATTAATTGGCTCTTTCGACAAGTTTTGGAAGTAATTGGCTGTTCTTCGACGGACGATCGAGGATCGAGGGCGACGTCGAGTCGAGCGCTCATTCCACAACTATTTCTCAACTACGTTGACCCTGTCGCGCATCTCGATCCTTCGATACGAAAGGATAAAAAAGGAcaagaataatgaaaaagacGAACTGTTGGATAATGACATTATAGGAGAGCCGTAATTAGCGAGACATTGGAATAAGTGGAAATAGGGCGCATACGTCGCGGTGCGTTGAAATGCGTGGAAAATGAGCCGAGACCACAAAGGAGTAGTTCGTGAAAAGGAAATAAGTGGGTAGTGAAATTTCGGATGCATCGTCCCTGTAATCTTCGGCTGGTAAAGTGGCAAGCAGGGTATAGGCATTCCAACCACGTAACCTAAAAGCACGAATTTCCGTTGCCGGCAGGAATACGGTTATGGCAAAACGTCGTAACGATGTACGTGTGCATCGGTCGCGTCCTCTTTTAACGAGTCCGTTAACGTCGTAACAATGGTATTATCGTTGACAACGTGTAACGCTTCGACATCTCCAGCCATCCTGATACCACGCAAAACTCACCTCCTGGTTCCAGCAACTTCGACTACCTTGCATCGACTACGACTCCACCAAAACGGTGTCAAAGTCCAGTAGGAACTGCTCGCGCTTCTCGCCCAGCCTTCCTCCGGAAATAGAAGCACCTGCGGCATACAGAACATATTCGATGCTTTTGCGCCACAAGAGATACGACAGCGGAATGTTGAAATTTCACGATCCAACGAACATTAAAGGCTGAACATGAAAATCGGACGAAGTGGCGAAGAAATGGATCGGAGGGAACAGGGCAAGCACAAGAGAGTTAGCTAAagggggaaagagagagagagaggaagcaGAGTTCGTAAAAGGTAGTAAGTTTTCTCCAACGTGCGACAAAGGAACGCTTTGGGCGAGCCACGATCCTCCTTCCGGGGTTAAGCTCTCCTTCACGTTCCCTTTAAACTTGTCTCTCGTGTGATGCCTCACGCGACCGATTTTTTCGTACATTATAGCCGCGATTCTTTTCACGCCTCCTTCCCATCGGTACATTGTATCAACTAGGATAGATGGAATGCAAACCGACACTGTGATTTCTTACGCGTTACGATACTTTAAGACAATCTCGTCGATATGGAAATACTATCGATAGCGTACGAATACTTGGTTTTTTCGTAAAACGAATTTGTAATGAAAAATGGCAAAATTGCAACGAATCGTGGGAAGATAGAGAACGCGAGAGAAAAGTTGATAGGGAAGTTTCTCGCCTGTTCGGTAAACCGATGAAATTGATGCGTTCACACTGGCCAGCGTTGTTTGCTCGTCGAGGTGGATCATCGAAGAAATCAGTTCTGTCGTCTGGCTTATTTTTAAGTTCGAATAACGAACTGCCATCTTCGTAATTTCTCTGGCAACACGACTCGCGAACAAAACGGAAAATACTTTTACGGGCGTTTCCTCCGTCGCGAGCGCCCTCCTTTGAATATATCCCTTCGTTCTTCTCGCTCGTTTTTCCGTAGCTGAACTCGGAGCATCGACCTCGTGTTCCGAGCAAAGGTGGCGTTTATTCGTTCTCCAACTCGTATACCTACGTAACTTGTAGCTCGTAATTCCAGGTATCGTAAGTTAATTTCGCGAGATCTCATTGGGGATATACGACACGGGATACACCCTTCGATACACCATCCGATCCGCGGAATCAGTAAGGGTAACCAGCTTGCCTGAGTACCTTGCCCACTACCTTGCCCGTTCTACGCACACCGGATATACCTACCGGTTAATCCGATAATCCGCTACTTCGGTCCATTGCCTCGTCGATCGCTCTATTCTCGTCTCTGGCTCCACGCGCGTGCCTCGTCTCGTCTCATCGTTCTCCCTTTCTTTGCATCGTTTCCCAACCCTCCcgtttatctttttaatactaTCTGTTTGTCACCCTTATTTGTCAGCTGATTCTCCTTTCCCTTTTTGCGTGCTTCTTCATATCTGTTCGCTGTCTTGCGTTACACACACACCAAAGCACAGTTCGAGATGTTCACCTCCTCGATTCCAGATAAAAAGTACAATTGTTGCGTACTTCGATCAAATGCACTCATCAGATGGACTCATCTCGCGAATTCGCAGTTTCACGCGATTTAGTTTCTGAATACGATTGGATGCGCAACGCCATCGTGGAATATCAACGGTGTTGTAAGAATAAGAATCGGGAAACTCTCGCAAACTCGAGCAAATCGTGCAAAGAAAAGCGGTGACACGATGTTGGTTCGAGCTATGAGTTACGAGCTATGAGCCACAGTCACGATAATGAATTCGACCGATCAACGTGACGCGTCGAACATGAAACTTAGCGGGTCCAACAAAGTCTGTCGAGTCTCGCGTTTTGAGAAATTGCGAGTTCCCGTTTCTCCCGGGACTTCGCCGAGAAAAGTTTAGCCAGAGAATTGGCGAGACGATGCGAGCGGAATTTTAACTAGAATTCGAAATGGCGAGGAATTTTCTCAAGGAATTTCTCGTTTACCGATTTCTCTCTCCTTTCCGTTCGCAGCTAGCGAAGGCTCGAGCGATCGAGTTCCCGAGGACAAAGCACCGGGTATTTTCTGGGTTAGTTACTCGAGAAAACGGTAGCCCGGTAACGCGATGCCGTTCCGGacgataaatatacatatacctaCATGTACATCTATACACATGTAcgttatataagtatatacatCTACAAACGTGTAGATTATATaggtaaattatatatataatatatatatatccaagTACACGTACATATTAGGTTGTACACGGGTACAACCTAGATTAAATCCGGTTCTCTACGAAATCCCAGAAATCGCGGTACCCACCGATCCGTGCGACGCGACGCCACGGTCAGCAATACTTTACACCTGCCACGCTACAAACCTAATTAGATACGACGGGCTTAATCTTGCACGCGTAATGGGGTCGTTGAACGAAACGGGTAACGACCTCTTCTCGTTTCTCCTTTCCTCttcccttctcttctctttcgctCGTCGCGAGTAAGCCGTGGAAGATTTTCCTGCGAACATTCGACTCCATCTCGTTTATCGATCATCGGACCAACTAATCGTAATTCGAATTTCTATCTGCCCTTCCTCTATATCCGATTTGATAAACCGGGCTCTACCAGCTACGTTCCATCAGCTATTCTGCTTCCATTCACGTACTACCCTTAAGAAAGAATCAATCTTCGAAACGACTCGTCGAACAAATACCGCGAAGTGTGCCTCGACTCGATTCCGATCGATCCCTTTCGCATTTACCTTCCCCTAAATTGGGGAGCGCTTCTTTTCATCCAGCCTCCTCTGTAGTCTTCCGTCCgcgattcaattttcattcggcAGCACTAGGTCGCCTCCGTATCTCAAATCGGCAACCGTTGGACTATCGCGTCGCGTTTACGCGTTAACAACCGTTCACAACCGTCCTCGTTAATCGTTAAGAAGTTCGTACACAGAAGTAATTAAGCGGCGCATCGTCGACTCGTTAGCGTCGAAATTACGTTTTAGGCAGCCACTCGAGCAAACTTAACGACTCGGCTTTGATGGTCGGTgtcgaggaagaaagaaaaaggaagaccCGCTGGCGGCAACGCGACAACGGAACGACAAATTTGTCTACGATCGGTCGATCAGCCGCGTAAAGGAACGTTCATGACGGTATCACTCGTCCTTGGTTTTTGGTCTCTGCGATTTTATGCAAGGCTGAAAagaagtggaagaaaaatggaGTTACGATAACGTTTTGTCGCGATTCGATCGCTTGACCATCAGAGGGCCAAGCGAAGAACGGTGTGAAAAGAGACGCAGGAACGTGAAGTAGATAACGGATAACGGGTGATGGGTGATGGGTGACGGGTAACGGGTGACAGGAAACGGGTTACGGGATAGAGTAGACGGGTGACAGAGACGGAGGTTGGGGATATCGTGGGGTTGAAGCGCAGTGTAGGGACTTAAACAAAGGAGAGCCGTTAGAAACAAGTGGCGCCGATTAAAAACGCCGACGCCACTCGCTGCGATGCATCGACAAACACGTCGTGTTTTACTCCAActtcgttttcctttcttctcgttcTGTTTCCGTTTTTTACACGCGGTCAATCGACGTCCCGATGGAATATCCGTGCTAACATTTCCACGATTCTTCCCTTCTCTCAATCGCCGTTATCATGTTCGTCAGGCAGTCGATCGTCATCGTGAAAAATCGTTTTCTTGTATTCGGAGGAAAACGGAGAAAGCAAGGAGAACGTGTCGATAGAGGCACGAGAGAAGCTGTACGAGAAATACGGTGAGCAGTACGAAAGCGTAGATAGGTATTCTAGAAAAGCGAAAAAAGAGGGCAAAGAAGTTGGAGTAAGAGGTAGAAGTAACGGGCGAGAGGAGTAAAAGTGGGGGGCGGGGGAGGAAGGAGAAATGCAGCGTAAAAAGTAATTGCGAATCGTGACCGGTGGTGAGGATGTCGATGAAAAAACTAGCCTTCCGTTGGTAACGCGGTAACGTCCTGCGACCTACATCAACGAAAGCGAGGATACATTATTACTATCATCGGAAAGCAAAGCTCCGATGGTGCGACGGCCGCAGGGTGTTTCAGGGTCGGTTGCCATGGCAATGCGCTGGGACAGCCACGGGGTGCAGCCTGGAATATCCACCCTCTTGCCTCTTTTCCGCGATTCACCCTGCTCCCCCAACTCACCCTCCCTCTTTCGCCTCTCTCCGTTTCTCTCAATCCCCATACCGTTCTACCACCTCTCCTGTTCCACGTTTCCTCGCTCCACATCCTTTCCGTCTACCATCTCCGTTCCTCCCGCAGTCCTAACCTCTGGATCCAGCTCCTCTCTGCCTTCCTGCAACCCCAAGCCCCTTGGCTCTCCGCCCCCCAACCCCATTCCCATTCCTATCCCCATCCTTCCGTCACCACGGCGCctcgccgcgccgcgccgcgtcATAGTCATTCGGTTGCCGTTCCTGCTCCTGCCACACTGCTTCCAATCCTCCTCCCTACCCTTGTTCGGCGTTCTTCCATCATGCGTCTCTCTCCGTATCGTTACCTTTCCGATTGACTCTCTCTTCCGCTACCTACGCTACTTCGTCTAATCGTACTACCAGTGCGCGCTTTATTTCGTCACAGCGGATATCATCCGGTCGCATGCTTTGTCTCGTTGTCGAGGCCGTCACGATCGATCACGCGCGAGACCAACGTATAGCAAGAAAGATACAAGTATAAATATAGTTTTTGGCAAATTCGtactatgaaagaaaaatcttgTACTTTTTGACGTAGGAACCTTGTTTTCCCTTATATAAGCACGATATTACCTGGGATAAAAGAGTAATCGATTCGCGTGCTCATCgaacgaaagaggaagaaaggaatAGTATCGTAGAAGGACCCTAACTCTGGTTCTCGAACTCTGTTCGATTTCTAGCCTAACCCACGCTATCCTACGAGAAAGAATCGAGATGTTCCTTTGCCGCCGTTGGTTTTTCACCCAGCCGAAAACTCCTCCGCTGGTTGGACCGTTATCGGAGCTATGCAACGTTCCTTGGCTCGAGAACAAACCAGTCTTTTCGAGTCTAGCGGTTTCATCGATCTCGATACCGCATTCGAACCCGgctgtttcttcctttttcacaCACGCATACACATACACGTTCGAAATATCGTCCCTCCAATGTTTTTCGTtttgaaacaagaaaaaacTGATCGTATTTTTAGCAATTTTAAATACCCACTATCGTCTTCAAACgattatttatcgtatttgGAGATGGATGTTTTGTAACGCTCGTTTTAACGTATCCTATGACACAGGATAAGTCGATACGAAGAACGAGGATCCAAAgcatttcattttctcgttGTCTCGAACGAAATAAACTCCGCCGGACGAAACTACAAGTCCTGAAGCTTGTCTGCCGTTTATCATCCACGCGATCGTTTGTGGCAAAGCGGAACGGAACTGTGGCCATTTTCAAAGCAAAGCACGGCATACCAGGACGACAAAAACTACGGGAAAAAACGATAGAGAACCGATAAATgattttccctttttccatGTATTCGAGATCGGTCGATTCAGTCAAAATTAAATGCGAGGAAGACGGAGAAGCTGAGAGAAGATAAAACAAGAGCCGATGAATTCATAAATAGAAGCAATAGCTTTTGCGACGAGGCCATGTTTTTTCCAACCTTTTCCTCCTTCTGAAAGATTCCGTGACCTTTTCCTTTCGTCGGTCCGGCGCAGTCTCGCATAAAAAGGGAAAGCTGCGGCGGACGAAACGAAACCCTTTCATCCGGGATATCTTTAATCGTGCCGACATAAAGAACGTCTGCGACACTGAAAGTCAGAGAGGTCACCGCCTAGGCCATTCATCGTGCTAGACAATGTTGCCTTTTATCGAAGCTCAACCGCGCGGAGACCTGTGCGTCTGTACACGCGAATACGCATacctttttcttcccttttatCCGTATTTGTCGCTCTCCTTGGACGATCCATGTCTCTCCAAGCGAAAGTATGTAGCTCAAAATAGAACTTTAACGACCGAGCACAGAAATTATTTGGAGGTTGACGCGAATTTTCGTGACTACGCGAcgcgtcgtcatcgtcgtcgtcgtcgtcgtcgtcgtcgtaaCTCGTGAGATCTAAAGACGAAAGGCGGCTGTTTGGTCGCATCAGGTTACTCAAAAAAAGAGACCGTCTCTCGTTAAATGAAAAGTCGGAGGGCACTTCTGCTTGAGGAAGTCTTTAATATGCAGATAACGAAATTAGCCAAGGAAATCATACTCATCCATATTCAAAACATTCGCTAGGAAGAATTACCATCCAACTGGATTACGGATTGCAGACATGAGATTGGATTGACCGGTCGTCTTGCGATTTCCCCGCCGTGCGTGTTCATTGTCGCGTATAAACGAACGTTCCGGTGCGGGATTTTATCGCGACATACAGCAA
Coding sequences within:
- the LOC132905497 gene encoding uncharacterized protein LOC132905497, coding for MVSGWCPCVPIGRRESPAQQQSASSSRSFGTDGAPFTVSAATDRAEMVQMFYYENRGKCCKKLLRYNGYPNKVLLFPEEGWARSASSSYWTLTPFWWSRSRCKVVEVAGTRRYSTQAKMVDTGTGTLYIIGSFKRMTTDPDFKLYLTSNVSSSDFNMGYSMTGTLERGCKKTNTFQMTHFAVIRRRDYEKAYEDSNPT